One genomic segment of Bacillota bacterium includes these proteins:
- a CDS encoding YjbH domain-containing protein, with product MHAKSHKLLLVLICVLIIGLSSITASAHNIYGSTGLINIPTASIMPSGSVGAAFHQLRGGGHFSVVLGAFPGVEVGLASHFKQHSQTFSGSVKVQILQEQDYPAVAVGLTTDGSQASYYLVGSMQLGIPGVRGHLGFGSGRYSRGFAGISSVLNPVSIVSSDRKFTVPVTSLLVELDGTGLNAGVSLKFNQTLDARLMLMNFDSLGLGISYSHRF from the coding sequence ATGCACGCTAAATCACACAAATTACTGCTTGTATTGATCTGTGTACTTATAATCGGGCTCAGCAGTATCACTGCTTCAGCTCACAATATCTATGGTTCGACCGGCCTAATCAACATACCTACTGCTTCAATCATGCCCAGTGGTTCGGTAGGTGCTGCTTTTCATCAGCTGCGCGGCGGCGGCCATTTCTCAGTTGTCCTAGGCGCTTTTCCAGGTGTTGAAGTTGGCTTAGCTTCACATTTTAAGCAGCACTCCCAAACCTTTTCTGGCAGCGTGAAAGTGCAGATCCTGCAGGAGCAGGATTATCCTGCTGTGGCGGTAGGATTAACCACGGATGGCAGCCAAGCCAGTTACTATCTTGTGGGAAGCATGCAGCTTGGTATTCCGGGAGTGAGGGGACATTTAGGCTTCGGTTCTGGTCGCTACAGCCGAGGTTTTGCCGGAATCAGCAGTGTCTTAAATCCAGTCTCTATTGTCAGCAGCGATCGTAAGTTCACAGTTCCAGTTACGTCCCTGCTGGTCGAGCTGGATGGCACGGGCTTAAACGCAGGTGTTTCCTTGAAGTTTAATCAAACATTGGATGCAAGGCTGATGCTGATGAATTTTGATAGTCTCGGACTGGGTATCAGTTATTCTCACCGCTTCTAA